tcccagaagcactttgggaggttgaggcaggcagatcacaaggtcaggagttcaagaccagcctggccaacatggtgaaacgccatctgtactaaaaatataacattagcggggcatggtggtacgtgtctacttgggaggctgaggcaggagaatcgcttgaacctggaaggctgaggttgcagtgagccaagattgtgccattgcactccatcctgggcaaccagattgaaactgcatctcaaaaaaaaaaaaaaagtaaaaaagagaaagccCAGAGGAGAGCACAGCAGGGGAGacctgggaaggaagggagacaaGAGCTGGTGAAGCCTCCAtctctgccttcccttccccAAACAGCATGGATGTGGATCAGACGCCTTCGGGTCTCACCGCCTATGTTAGCAGTGAAGGCCGAATAAAGTACGATAAGCCGATGAGGGTGACCAGCATCTGTAACCTGGACATCTTCTACTTCCCTTTTGACCAGCAGAACTGCACCTTCACCTTCAGCTCTTTCCTCTACACTGGTAAGTGGGACACCATTTGGTAGCTGCTTAAGATTTGGAGAAAGACATTCGAACAGCATCAGTATTGTAGGAAAGGTTTTGGGTCAGTGCTGCTCCCCTCTGGTGGCCTCACAGAGCTTTCTGGAAATGCCAGTAACTGGCcaggctcacactgtaatcccagcactttgagaagcaaagGTGGAAGGAATGCTCattcccaggagtttgagaccagtctgggcaacatagtaagacccccatctccccaaaatataaaaagaattagccccagctactcgagaggctgaggcaggaggatggtttgagccagagaggctgaggctgcagtgagccatgattacgcactgcattccagcctgggtgacagagtgacactgtttttttggttgttttttgtttgtttgtttgttttttgtgaacagagtctagctctgttgcccagactggagtgcagtggtgcaatctcagctcactgcaacctctgcctctcgggttcaagccattctcctgcctcagcctcacgagtcgctgggattacagatgcccgccaccacgcccagctaatttttgtatttttagtagagacagggtttcactgtgttggctaggctggtctcgaactcctgacctcatgatccacccacctcagcctcccaaagtgctgggatgacaggcatgagccactttgcccagcagAGAcgctgtttttaaaacaaaaaccaaaacctgaTAACTGCACACCCCCCCCAATCCCAATTAAATTGTTCCAGGTGGGCCCAGGTGATGCTACATGCAGCCAGGGTTCAGAACAGCTGCTTTACAAGCTGGGTGGCCCTCGTGCCCAGTGAGGCCCAGCTGACTCTGAGCTGCAGCACACCCATAATTTTTAGCTCAATTCTTTTAACTCTAATGGCTAACACTGTGTGCCACCAGGTGTCGTGTGGCAGATTTGAATAGATTAAAACCATCAAAATGGACTGAGCTACTCAAGCTTGATCCCACGAAAACACCACCACACACGTGGGGGCTGAGAAGGAAACTAGGAATGACTCCAAAAGTTCTTGACTCACGTTTGAGTCATAACCAATATTCCCTTAACAACCTTGACCCACACTGGttttcaacaacaaaagaaatcaaTGCTGCCACCCACACACATGTGAATGGCTATTCCGGTAACCCACGTCTGAGAAAACCAGAATACCCTGCTTTCAAAGGACAGAGGAAAATTTGTTTTAGAAGCTCAGTTGGGGAGGAATCCAGTTTCGTGGGTGGGGGGCTTGGGAACATGTCTGCCACAAACTGACTGGCCTCCATTCCAGTGGACAGCATGCTGCTGGGCATGGACAAGGAGGTGTGGGAGATCACAGACACGTCTCGCAACGTCATCCGAACCCAGGGGGAGTGGGAGCTCCTGGGCATCAACAAGGCCACCCCAAAAATGTCTGTGGGCAGCAACCTCTATGACCAGATCATGTTCTATGTGAGTCCAGGGTCCGTGTTTGACTTCTGATCCCAGTAGCTCTGTGATTGCCCTCTTGACCTAAGGCTCTCTGGGAAGTGAAAAAGCagctccaggccaggtgcagtggctcacacctgtaatcccagcactttgggaggccgaggccggtggatcacctgaggtcaggagttcaagaccagcctggccaacatggagaagccctgtctctactaaaaatacaaaaattagctgggtttggtggcacacacctgtagtcctagctacttgggaagtggaggcaggagaatggcttgaacctgggaggcagagactgcaatgagccaagattgtgccattgcactccaggctgggcaagacagagtgagactccgtcctccccgcccccaccaaaaaaagaagcagcagctccAGAGGGTTGGGCACCCGCTCCCCAATGCCCCCTCTACCTGACTACCCTGAAGCAGAATCCCCAAGACCTCCCCTACACCCATTCACCTGCTCCCCATTCACCTGCTCCTCATTCACCCGCTGTAGCACTGGTGCATTTAATTGTGCTCATCTACATAGGGACCTCTGATTTGTTGTCAGATATACAAATTCAGCCTGCTGCCGGctgtttatttgccatctctgCTCTCTCTCCAGGTGGCCATCAGGCGCAGGCCCAGCCTCTACATCATAAACCTGCTGGTGCCCAGTAGCTTCCTGATTGCCATTGACGCCCTCAGCTTCTACCTGCCGGCAGAGAGCGAGAGTCGTGCCCCATTCAAGATAACGCTCCTGCTGGGCTATAATGTCTTCCTGCTCATGATGAATGACTTGCTCCCTGCCAGCGGCACCCCCCTCATCAGTATGGCCCCTCCCATACTGGGAGCTCTggggaggagaaaaggcattccGGGTCAGAGAGGAGGGCCAGGAGAACTGGCTGGTTCTctgctgaaggaaggaaggggctgtGAAGGAAGACTGGATTTGGGAAAGAGGAGTGAGAAATGCTTAGAGATACATTTGCCTGTAACTGACCGCCCGACGatttaaaaaaggagagagagggccgggcacggtggctcacgcctgtaataccagcactttgggaggccaagatgggtggatcaagaggtcaggagatcgagaccatcctggtcaacatggtgaaaccccgtctctactaaaaatacaaaaattagctgggcatggtggcgcgtgcctgtaatcccagcaactcaggaggctgaggcaggagaattgcctgaacccaggaggcggaggttgcagtgagccgagatcgcgccattgcactccagcctgggtaacaagagcgaaactccatctcaaaaaaaaaaggagagagataaaTTTGTCTGTAACTGACCATCGgacaatttaaaaagagagagagagagagatacatttGCCTGTAACCGACCGGGGGAcaagttaaaaaaggaaagagatacaTTTGCCTGGTTTATGTATAATTTGCTCTGCCCTCAGGTGTCTACTTCGCGCTGTGCCTGTCCCTGATGGTGCTCAGCCTTCTGGAAACTGTCTTCATCACCTACCTGCTGCACGTGGCCACCACCCAGCCCCCACCCATGCCTCGGTGGCTCCACTCCCTGCTGCTGCCCTGCACCAGCCCAGGGAGATGCTGTCCCACTGCGCCCCAGAAGGAAAATGAGGGCCTGGGTCTcacccccacccacctgcccGGTGAGGGAAGTCAGCACTGCCCGTACTCGCCCTTCTCACTGGCCCCACGCTTCTCTAATCCTGTCGCCTTCCCACTTCATGACTGAGTCTCTGTCCTCTCCACAGGCCCAAAGGAGCCGGGGGAGTTAGGGAAGGAGGTGAGACCCGGAGAGACCGAGCTAGATGGGGGCTCAGGACGGACAAAGACCCAGCTAGTGGAGCTGTGGGTGCAGTTCAGCCATGTGATGGACGCCCTGCTCTTCCGCCTCTACCTGCTCTTCATGGCTTCCTCCATCTTCACCGTCATCGTCCTCTGGAATACCTAGGCAGACTTCCCCCGTCTCTGGCAAACCACAGCTTGGAGTTTCTACCGGACTTAGGGCCAGCCAGACCCACTTTTCCAATCTTAGCCACTTATCCCCAGTGACTACCATGTCCCCTTCTAAATTCCTAAAACTGCAACGTAGCACTACCAAGCAGGTTCGGGACAGCCCTGGACAACTTCCTGACTCCTCACACACCAGGCTGCTCATTCCTGCGCCCCTTCAGTCCCTGAAGCTCCTTCCTCCCTGATCAATAAGCCCAGGTCAGTGGAGTCCTCCTTCACTGATCACTCCAGTAAACAACTTTCCAGGAAACACTGGCTCTTCGgtatatttacttacttatttttttttttttgagatggagtctcactctgtcacccaggctggagtgcagtggcacgatctcagctcactgcaacttccgcctccccggttccagtgagtctcatgcctcagcctcccgagtagctgggattacaggcacacaccacacccagctaatatttgtatttttagtagagatggggttttgccatattggtcaggctggtctggaacccctgacctcaagtgttccacccgccttggcctcccaaagtgctgggattacaggcgtgagccaccacacccagcca
The genomic region above belongs to Saimiri boliviensis isolate mSaiBol1 chromosome 8, mSaiBol1.pri, whole genome shotgun sequence and contains:
- the LOC101039690 gene encoding 5-hydroxytryptamine receptor 3C, with amino-acid sequence MEGRWPARGGVLLCLTVSLLLQGRGDSFTINCSGFDQHGVDPAAFQAVFDRKAFRPVTNYSVPTRVNISFTLSAILEVDAQLQLLTSFLWMDLVWDNPFITWNPEECVGINKLTVSAENLWLPDIFIVESMDVDQTPSGLTAYVSSEGRIKYDKPMRVTSICNLDIFYFPFDQQNCTFTFSSFLYTVDSMLLGMDKEVWEITDTSRNVIRTQGEWELLGINKATPKMSVGSNLYDQIMFYVAIRRRPSLYIINLLVPSSFLIAIDALSFYLPAESESRAPFKITLLLGYNVFLLMMNDLLPASGTPLISVYFALCLSLMVLSLLETVFITYLLHVATTQPPPMPRWLHSLLLPCTSPGRCCPTAPQKENEGLGLTPTHLPGPKEPGELGKEVRPGETELDGGSGRTKTQLVELWVQFSHVMDALLFRLYLLFMASSIFTVIVLWNT